One region of Vigna angularis cultivar LongXiaoDou No.4 chromosome 10, ASM1680809v1, whole genome shotgun sequence genomic DNA includes:
- the LOC108321243 gene encoding 26S proteasome non-ATPase regulatory subunit 4 homolog isoform X2: MVLEATMICIDNSEWMRNGDYAPSRFQAQADAVNLICGAKTQSNPENTVGVLTMAGKGVRVLVTPTSDLGKILACMHGLETGGEMNLAAGIQVAQLALKHRQNKKQQQRIIVFAGSPIKHEKKMLEMIGRKLKKNSVALDIVNFGEEDEGKSEKLEALIAAVNNNDTSHIVHVPSGPNALSDVLISTPIFTGDGEGGSGFAAAAAAAGGVSGFEFGVDPNLDPELALALRVSMEEERARQEAAAKKAAEDAANQEKGGDQQASSQDATMTEHASAAMSEVENMTSDLMDDENALLQQALAMSMDDPAISHDVKDTDMSEASASDPELALALQLSIADSAKDQTSQSDMSKLLADQSFVSSILASLPGVDPNDPSVKDLLASMQNQSEPQQKNDDKPSEEEEKK; encoded by the exons ATGGTGCTCGAG GCAACGATGATCTGTATCGACAATTCGGAATGGATGCGTAACGGGGATTACGCTCCTTCTCGATTTCAAGCTCAAGCAGACGCTGTTAATCTTATTTGTGGTGCAAAGACTCAG TCTAATCCAGAAAATACAGTGGGAGTTCTCACAATGGCAGGGAAAGGCGTTCGAGTTTTGGTCACCCCTACCAGTGATCTGGGCAAGATCTTAGCCTGCATGCATG GACTAGAAACTGGTGGTGAGATGAACCTAGCTGCTGGCATTCAGGTGGCACAGCTGGCTCTTAAGCATCGGCAAAATAAAAAGCAACAGCAGAGAATTATTGTCTTTGCTGGAAG TCCTATAAAGCATGAAAAGAAGATGTTGGAGATGATAGGGAGAAAGTTGAAAAAGAACAGTGTTGCCCTTGATATTGTTAATTTTGGTGAAGAAGACGAGGGGAAGTCAGAAAAGCTGGAAGCACTCATTGCAGCTGTTAACAATAATGATACCAGCCACATCGTACACGTTCCATCTGGTCCAAATGCCCTTTCTGATGTACTTATAAG TACACCTATTTTTACCGGTGATGGGGAAGGTGGAAGTGGTTTTGCTGCAGCTGCTGCTGCAGCTGGTGGTGTGTCTGGATTTGAATTTGGTGTGGATCCAAACTTGGATCCAGAATTGGCTCTTGCTCTAAGAGTTTCAATGGAAGAAGAGAGAGCCAGGCAGGAAGCAGCTGCAAAGAAGGCAGCAGAAGATGCTGCCAATCAAGAGAAGGGAGGTGACCAGCAAGCCAGCTCACAGGATGCAACGATGACTGAGCATGCCAGTGCAGCAATGTCTGAAGTTGAGAACATGACAAGTGATTTGATG GACGATGAAAATGCCCTTCTACAGCAGGCACTAGCAATGTCAATGGACGATCCTGCCATTAGCCATGATGTAAAGGATACAGATATGTCAGAAGCATCTGCAAGTGATCCCGAGTTGGCTCTAG CTCTCCAGTTGTCAATAGCAGATAGTGCAAAGGATCAAACAAGTCAGTCGGACATGAGCAAATTGTTGGCTGATCAATCCTTTGTATCTTCTATCCTTGCATCT CTTCCTGGGGTTGACCCAAATGATCCTTCTGTCAAGGATTTACTGGCGTCCATGCAAAATCAGTCCGAG CCTCAACAGAAGAACGATGACAAGCCATCAGAGGAGGAAGAAAAGAAGTAA
- the LOC108321243 gene encoding 26S proteasome non-ATPase regulatory subunit 4 homolog isoform X5, translating to MVLEATMICIDNSEWMRNGDYAPSRFQAQADAVNLICGAKTQSNPENTVGVLTMAGKGVRVLVTPTSDLGKILACMHGLETGGEMNLAAGIQVAQLALKHRQNKKQQQRIIVFAGSPIKHEKKMLEMIGRKLKKNSVALDIVNFGEEDEGKSEKLEALIAAVNNNDTSHIVHVPSGPNALSDVLISTPIFTGDGEGGSGFAAAAAAAGGVSGFEFGVDPNLDPELALALRVSMEEERARQEAAAKKAAEDAANQEKGGDQQASSQDATMTEHASAAMSEVENMTSDLMQALAMSMDDPAISHDVKDTDMSEASASDPELALALQLSIADSAKDQTSQSDMSKLLADQSFVSSILASLPGVDPNDPSVKDLLASMQNQSEPQQKNDDKPSEEEEKK from the exons ATGGTGCTCGAG GCAACGATGATCTGTATCGACAATTCGGAATGGATGCGTAACGGGGATTACGCTCCTTCTCGATTTCAAGCTCAAGCAGACGCTGTTAATCTTATTTGTGGTGCAAAGACTCAG TCTAATCCAGAAAATACAGTGGGAGTTCTCACAATGGCAGGGAAAGGCGTTCGAGTTTTGGTCACCCCTACCAGTGATCTGGGCAAGATCTTAGCCTGCATGCATG GACTAGAAACTGGTGGTGAGATGAACCTAGCTGCTGGCATTCAGGTGGCACAGCTGGCTCTTAAGCATCGGCAAAATAAAAAGCAACAGCAGAGAATTATTGTCTTTGCTGGAAG TCCTATAAAGCATGAAAAGAAGATGTTGGAGATGATAGGGAGAAAGTTGAAAAAGAACAGTGTTGCCCTTGATATTGTTAATTTTGGTGAAGAAGACGAGGGGAAGTCAGAAAAGCTGGAAGCACTCATTGCAGCTGTTAACAATAATGATACCAGCCACATCGTACACGTTCCATCTGGTCCAAATGCCCTTTCTGATGTACTTATAAG TACACCTATTTTTACCGGTGATGGGGAAGGTGGAAGTGGTTTTGCTGCAGCTGCTGCTGCAGCTGGTGGTGTGTCTGGATTTGAATTTGGTGTGGATCCAAACTTGGATCCAGAATTGGCTCTTGCTCTAAGAGTTTCAATGGAAGAAGAGAGAGCCAGGCAGGAAGCAGCTGCAAAGAAGGCAGCAGAAGATGCTGCCAATCAAGAGAAGGGAGGTGACCAGCAAGCCAGCTCACAGGATGCAACGATGACTGAGCATGCCAGTGCAGCAATGTCTGAAGTTGAGAACATGACAAGTGATTTGATG CAGGCACTAGCAATGTCAATGGACGATCCTGCCATTAGCCATGATGTAAAGGATACAGATATGTCAGAAGCATCTGCAAGTGATCCCGAGTTGGCTCTAG CTCTCCAGTTGTCAATAGCAGATAGTGCAAAGGATCAAACAAGTCAGTCGGACATGAGCAAATTGTTGGCTGATCAATCCTTTGTATCTTCTATCCTTGCATCT CTTCCTGGGGTTGACCCAAATGATCCTTCTGTCAAGGATTTACTGGCGTCCATGCAAAATCAGTCCGAG CCTCAACAGAAGAACGATGACAAGCCATCAGAGGAGGAAGAAAAGAAGTAA
- the LOC108321243 gene encoding 26S proteasome non-ATPase regulatory subunit 4 homolog isoform X3 produces the protein MVLEATMICIDNSEWMRNGDYAPSRFQAQADAVNLICGAKTQSNPENTVGVLTMAGKGVRVLVTPTSDLGKILACMHGLETGGEMNLAAGIQVAQLALKHRQNKKQQQRIIVFAGSPIKHEKKMLEMIGRKLKKNSVALDIVNFGEEDEGKSEKLEALIAAVNNNDTSHIVHVPSGPNALSDVLISTPIFTGDGEGGSGFAAAAAAAGGVSGFEFGVDPNLDPELALALRVSMEEERARQEAAAKKAAEDAANQEKGGDQQASSQDATMTEHASAAMSEVENMTSDLMVGYENLRQALAMSMDDPAISHDVKDTDMSEASASDPELALALQLSIADSAKDQTSQSDMSKLLADQSFVSSILASLPGVDPNDPSVKDLLASMQNQSEPQQKNDDKPSEEEEKK, from the exons ATGGTGCTCGAG GCAACGATGATCTGTATCGACAATTCGGAATGGATGCGTAACGGGGATTACGCTCCTTCTCGATTTCAAGCTCAAGCAGACGCTGTTAATCTTATTTGTGGTGCAAAGACTCAG TCTAATCCAGAAAATACAGTGGGAGTTCTCACAATGGCAGGGAAAGGCGTTCGAGTTTTGGTCACCCCTACCAGTGATCTGGGCAAGATCTTAGCCTGCATGCATG GACTAGAAACTGGTGGTGAGATGAACCTAGCTGCTGGCATTCAGGTGGCACAGCTGGCTCTTAAGCATCGGCAAAATAAAAAGCAACAGCAGAGAATTATTGTCTTTGCTGGAAG TCCTATAAAGCATGAAAAGAAGATGTTGGAGATGATAGGGAGAAAGTTGAAAAAGAACAGTGTTGCCCTTGATATTGTTAATTTTGGTGAAGAAGACGAGGGGAAGTCAGAAAAGCTGGAAGCACTCATTGCAGCTGTTAACAATAATGATACCAGCCACATCGTACACGTTCCATCTGGTCCAAATGCCCTTTCTGATGTACTTATAAG TACACCTATTTTTACCGGTGATGGGGAAGGTGGAAGTGGTTTTGCTGCAGCTGCTGCTGCAGCTGGTGGTGTGTCTGGATTTGAATTTGGTGTGGATCCAAACTTGGATCCAGAATTGGCTCTTGCTCTAAGAGTTTCAATGGAAGAAGAGAGAGCCAGGCAGGAAGCAGCTGCAAAGAAGGCAGCAGAAGATGCTGCCAATCAAGAGAAGGGAGGTGACCAGCAAGCCAGCTCACAGGATGCAACGATGACTGAGCATGCCAGTGCAGCAATGTCTGAAGTTGAGAACATGACAAGTGATTTGATGGTCGGTTATGAGAATCTTAGG CAGGCACTAGCAATGTCAATGGACGATCCTGCCATTAGCCATGATGTAAAGGATACAGATATGTCAGAAGCATCTGCAAGTGATCCCGAGTTGGCTCTAG CTCTCCAGTTGTCAATAGCAGATAGTGCAAAGGATCAAACAAGTCAGTCGGACATGAGCAAATTGTTGGCTGATCAATCCTTTGTATCTTCTATCCTTGCATCT CTTCCTGGGGTTGACCCAAATGATCCTTCTGTCAAGGATTTACTGGCGTCCATGCAAAATCAGTCCGAG CCTCAACAGAAGAACGATGACAAGCCATCAGAGGAGGAAGAAAAGAAGTAA
- the LOC108321243 gene encoding 26S proteasome non-ATPase regulatory subunit 4 homolog isoform X1 — MVLEATMICIDNSEWMRNGDYAPSRFQAQADAVNLICGAKTQSNPENTVGVLTMAGKGVRVLVTPTSDLGKILACMHGLETGGEMNLAAGIQVAQLALKHRQNKKQQQRIIVFAGSPIKHEKKMLEMIGRKLKKNSVALDIVNFGEEDEGKSEKLEALIAAVNNNDTSHIVHVPSGPNALSDVLISTPIFTGDGEGGSGFAAAAAAAGGVSGFEFGVDPNLDPELALALRVSMEEERARQEAAAKKAAEDAANQEKGGDQQASSQDATMTEHASAAMSEVENMTSDLMVGYENLRDDENALLQQALAMSMDDPAISHDVKDTDMSEASASDPELALALQLSIADSAKDQTSQSDMSKLLADQSFVSSILASLPGVDPNDPSVKDLLASMQNQSEPQQKNDDKPSEEEEKK; from the exons ATGGTGCTCGAG GCAACGATGATCTGTATCGACAATTCGGAATGGATGCGTAACGGGGATTACGCTCCTTCTCGATTTCAAGCTCAAGCAGACGCTGTTAATCTTATTTGTGGTGCAAAGACTCAG TCTAATCCAGAAAATACAGTGGGAGTTCTCACAATGGCAGGGAAAGGCGTTCGAGTTTTGGTCACCCCTACCAGTGATCTGGGCAAGATCTTAGCCTGCATGCATG GACTAGAAACTGGTGGTGAGATGAACCTAGCTGCTGGCATTCAGGTGGCACAGCTGGCTCTTAAGCATCGGCAAAATAAAAAGCAACAGCAGAGAATTATTGTCTTTGCTGGAAG TCCTATAAAGCATGAAAAGAAGATGTTGGAGATGATAGGGAGAAAGTTGAAAAAGAACAGTGTTGCCCTTGATATTGTTAATTTTGGTGAAGAAGACGAGGGGAAGTCAGAAAAGCTGGAAGCACTCATTGCAGCTGTTAACAATAATGATACCAGCCACATCGTACACGTTCCATCTGGTCCAAATGCCCTTTCTGATGTACTTATAAG TACACCTATTTTTACCGGTGATGGGGAAGGTGGAAGTGGTTTTGCTGCAGCTGCTGCTGCAGCTGGTGGTGTGTCTGGATTTGAATTTGGTGTGGATCCAAACTTGGATCCAGAATTGGCTCTTGCTCTAAGAGTTTCAATGGAAGAAGAGAGAGCCAGGCAGGAAGCAGCTGCAAAGAAGGCAGCAGAAGATGCTGCCAATCAAGAGAAGGGAGGTGACCAGCAAGCCAGCTCACAGGATGCAACGATGACTGAGCATGCCAGTGCAGCAATGTCTGAAGTTGAGAACATGACAAGTGATTTGATGGTCGGTTATGAGAATCTTAGG GACGATGAAAATGCCCTTCTACAGCAGGCACTAGCAATGTCAATGGACGATCCTGCCATTAGCCATGATGTAAAGGATACAGATATGTCAGAAGCATCTGCAAGTGATCCCGAGTTGGCTCTAG CTCTCCAGTTGTCAATAGCAGATAGTGCAAAGGATCAAACAAGTCAGTCGGACATGAGCAAATTGTTGGCTGATCAATCCTTTGTATCTTCTATCCTTGCATCT CTTCCTGGGGTTGACCCAAATGATCCTTCTGTCAAGGATTTACTGGCGTCCATGCAAAATCAGTCCGAG CCTCAACAGAAGAACGATGACAAGCCATCAGAGGAGGAAGAAAAGAAGTAA
- the LOC108321243 gene encoding 26S proteasome non-ATPase regulatory subunit 4 homolog isoform X4 yields the protein MVLEATMICIDNSEWMRNGDYAPSRFQAQADAVNLICGAKTQSNPENTVGVLTMAGKGVRVLVTPTSDLGKILACMHGLETGGEMNLAAGIQVAQLALKHRQNKKQQQRIIVFAGSPIKHEKKMLEMIGRKLKKNSVALDIVNFGEEDEGKSEKLEALIAAVNNNDTSHIVHVPSGPNALSDVLISTPIFTGDGEGGSGFAAAAAAAGGVSGFEFGVDPNLDPELALALRVSMEEERARQEAAAKKAAEDAANQEKGGDQQASSQDATMTEHASAAMSEVENMTSDLMVGYENLRALAMSMDDPAISHDVKDTDMSEASASDPELALALQLSIADSAKDQTSQSDMSKLLADQSFVSSILASLPGVDPNDPSVKDLLASMQNQSEPQQKNDDKPSEEEEKK from the exons ATGGTGCTCGAG GCAACGATGATCTGTATCGACAATTCGGAATGGATGCGTAACGGGGATTACGCTCCTTCTCGATTTCAAGCTCAAGCAGACGCTGTTAATCTTATTTGTGGTGCAAAGACTCAG TCTAATCCAGAAAATACAGTGGGAGTTCTCACAATGGCAGGGAAAGGCGTTCGAGTTTTGGTCACCCCTACCAGTGATCTGGGCAAGATCTTAGCCTGCATGCATG GACTAGAAACTGGTGGTGAGATGAACCTAGCTGCTGGCATTCAGGTGGCACAGCTGGCTCTTAAGCATCGGCAAAATAAAAAGCAACAGCAGAGAATTATTGTCTTTGCTGGAAG TCCTATAAAGCATGAAAAGAAGATGTTGGAGATGATAGGGAGAAAGTTGAAAAAGAACAGTGTTGCCCTTGATATTGTTAATTTTGGTGAAGAAGACGAGGGGAAGTCAGAAAAGCTGGAAGCACTCATTGCAGCTGTTAACAATAATGATACCAGCCACATCGTACACGTTCCATCTGGTCCAAATGCCCTTTCTGATGTACTTATAAG TACACCTATTTTTACCGGTGATGGGGAAGGTGGAAGTGGTTTTGCTGCAGCTGCTGCTGCAGCTGGTGGTGTGTCTGGATTTGAATTTGGTGTGGATCCAAACTTGGATCCAGAATTGGCTCTTGCTCTAAGAGTTTCAATGGAAGAAGAGAGAGCCAGGCAGGAAGCAGCTGCAAAGAAGGCAGCAGAAGATGCTGCCAATCAAGAGAAGGGAGGTGACCAGCAAGCCAGCTCACAGGATGCAACGATGACTGAGCATGCCAGTGCAGCAATGTCTGAAGTTGAGAACATGACAAGTGATTTGATGGTCGGTTATGAGAATCTTAGG GCACTAGCAATGTCAATGGACGATCCTGCCATTAGCCATGATGTAAAGGATACAGATATGTCAGAAGCATCTGCAAGTGATCCCGAGTTGGCTCTAG CTCTCCAGTTGTCAATAGCAGATAGTGCAAAGGATCAAACAAGTCAGTCGGACATGAGCAAATTGTTGGCTGATCAATCCTTTGTATCTTCTATCCTTGCATCT CTTCCTGGGGTTGACCCAAATGATCCTTCTGTCAAGGATTTACTGGCGTCCATGCAAAATCAGTCCGAG CCTCAACAGAAGAACGATGACAAGCCATCAGAGGAGGAAGAAAAGAAGTAA